Proteins found in one Cheilinus undulatus linkage group 9, ASM1832078v1, whole genome shotgun sequence genomic segment:
- the washc4 gene encoding WASH complex subunit 4 isoform X1, which produces MAVETIAPDWEFDRFDDGSQKIHLEVQLKNYTRFLEEYTSQLKGIEEALDDSIGDVWDFTLDPIALKLLPYEQSSLLELIKTDNKVLNKVITVYAALCCEVKKLKFEAETKFYNGLLFYGEGVSDTSVVEGESQIQMGRFISFLQELSCFVTRCYEVVVNIVHQLAALYNSSKVATKVIESSGVHFQIVYEHLGELLVVLLTLDEIMENHGTLKDHWKMYKRMLKSVHHNPGKFSIPEEKLKPFEKLLLKLEGQLLDSMILQACVEQRFDDPGEGVAVSKNSAFAEEFAFNIRTIFTNVESKIGEPSEIDQRDKFAGVCGLFVLHFHIFRSVDKKLYKALLDVCKKVPAVTLTSNIIWFPDTFLIAKVPAAAKLMDKKSLQAIRAQRDTFLQQRAQTLAKDVQSYYVFVTSWMMKMESILSKEQKSDKLAEDLNSRCNVFVQGILYAYSISIIIKTTMNMYMSMQKPMTKTSVKALCRLVELLKAVEHTFHRRSMVVADSVSHITQQLQSQALNAIGVAKKRVISDKKYSQQRLDVLSSLVLAENALNGPSTKERRLVVSLALCVGTQLKTFKDEELPPLQLVLKKLDLISELSERVKLQCDCSFLYWHRAVFPIYLDDVYDNAVDAARIHYMFSALRDSVPSMLHAKHMESCDQLLESYDKEIMDVFHEHLLDKLCKEIEKDLRLSVHTHLKLDDRNPFKVGLKDLAHFFSLKPIRFFNRFIHIKAYVTHYLDKTFYNLTTVALHDWATYSEMRNLATQRYGLTMTEAHLPSQTLEQGLDVLEIMRNIHVFVSRYLYNLNNQIFIEKASNNKHLNTINIRHIANSIRTHGTGIMNTTVNFTYQFLRKKFYIFSQFMYDEHIKSRLIKDIRFFRETKDQSDQKYPFERAEKFNRGIRKLGITPEGQSYLDQFRQLISQIGNAMGYVRMIRSGGLHCCSSAIRFVPDLEDIVNFEELVKEEGLSEETQKAAGVLDSVLGDLTSNSAEGTEYFKMLVAVFAPEFRSAKNMHLRNFYMIVPPLTVNFVEHSISCKEKLNKKNKSGAAFTDDGFAMGVAYILKLLDQYLEFDSLHWFQAVRDKYKKEMNAVVKEQNVQSASQDEKLLQTMNLTQKRLDVYLQEFELLHFSLSSARIFFRADKTAAEETQEKKDKEEAAKAGGASDGSTSTDAASK; this is translated from the exons ATGGCGGTAGAAACCATCGCACCTGACTGGGAGTTTGACCGTTTTGATGACGGTTCACAGA AAATCCACCTGGAGGTCCAGCTGAAGAACTACACCAGGTTTCTGGAGGAGTACACTTCTCAGCTAAAGGGGATCGAAGAGGCCCTGGATGACTCCATTGGGGATGTTTGGGACTTTACCCTGGACCCCATTGCCCTGAAG CTTCTGCCATATGAGCAATCATCTCTACTGGAgttgataaaaacagacaacaag GTACTGAACAAAGTCATCACAGTTTATGCTGCTCTCTGTTGTGAAGTGAAAAAACTCAAGTTTGAG GCGGAAACCAAGTTTTACAATGGCTTACTGTTCTATGGAGAAGGAG TATCTGACACCAGTGTTGTTGAAGGAGAGTCCCAGATTCAGATGGGCAGATTTATCTCATTCCTTCAG GAACTGTCCTGTTTTGTCACAAGATGTTATGAAGTAGTCGTCAACATTGTGCACCAGCTGGCTGCCCTCTACAACAGCAGCAA ggTTGCTACCAAAGTCATTGAGTCGTCAGGTGTCCATTTCCAG ATTGTGTACGAACACCTTGGAGAGCTGTTAGTGGTTCTGCTCACTCTTGATGAGATCATGGAAAACCATGGCACTCTGAAAGACCACTGGAAGATGTATAAAAG GATGTTGAAATCTGTACACCATAACCCAGGGAAGTTTTCCATTCCTGAAGAAAAGCTGAAACCATTTGAAAAACTCCTGCTCAAGCTAGAGGGACAGCTGCTGGACAGCATGATCCTGCAG GCCTGTGTGGAGCAGAGATTCGATGATCCTGGGGAGGGAGTCGCTGTCTCCAAAAACAGTGCTTTTGCAGAGGAGTTTGCCTTCAACATTCGCACCATATTCACCAATGTTGAATCTAAAATTG GTGAACCATCAGAGATCGACCAGAGAGATAAATTTGCTGGTGTCTGTGGTCTCTTTGTGCTCCACTTTCACATCTTCAGGAGTGTTGACAAAAAACTCTATAAGGCACTGCTGGACGTCTGTAAGAAG GTTCCAGCTGTCACTCTGACTTCAAACATTATCTGGTTTCCAGACACATTCCTCATCGCAAAGGTTCCCGCGGCAGCGAAACTGATGGATAAGAAAAGTTTACAGGCCATCAGAGCGCAGAGAGACACCTTTCTGCAGCAAAGAGCTCAGACACTTGCGAA GGATGTTCAATCGTACTATGTGTTTGTGACTTCCTGGATGATGAAGATGGAGTCCATATTGTCTAAGGAGCAGAAGAGTGACAAGTTGGCTGAAGATCTGAACAGCAGGTGTAATGTGTTTGTACAG GGTATTCTCTATGCATACAGCATCAGCATCATCATTAAGACCACCATGAACATGTACATGTCGATGCAGAAGCCCATGACAAAGACgtctgtgaaagctctgtgtcgACTCGTTGAACTCCTCAAG GCGGTGGAGCACACGTTTCACCGGCGCTCCATGGTTGTAGCCGACTCTGTTTCTCACATCACTCAGCAGCTTCAGTCACAGGCGCTCAATGCCATTGGTGTTGCAAAG AAAAGAGTGATCTCTGACAAGAAGTACAGTCAGCAGAGGCTGGATGTACTTTCGTCTTTGGTGCTGGCTGAAAACGCTCTGAATGGTCCAAGCACAAAAGAGCGCCGATTGGTGGTGTCTCTGGCTCTGTGTGTCGGTACTCAGCTG aaaacatttaaagatgaGGAGCTGCCTCCTCTGCAGTTGGTGCTGAAAAAGCTCGATCTGATCAGTGAGCTGAGCGAGAG GGTCAAGCTGCAGTGTGACTGTAGTTTCCTCTACTGGCACCGTGCCGTGTTTCCCATCTACCTAGACGATGTTTACGACAACGCTGTGGATGCTGCAAGGATACAC TACATGTTCAGTGCGCTGAGAGACAGTGTCCCCTCTATGCTGCACGCCAAACACATGGAGTCATGTGATCAGCTACTGGAGAGCTACGACAAGGAGATCATGGATGTGTTTCACGAG CACTTGCTGGACAAGCTGTGTAAGGAGATTGAGAAGGACCTGCGTCTCTCTGTTCACACACACCTTAAGCTGGACGACAGGAACCCTTTTAAAGTCGGCCTGAAGGACTTGGCTCACTTCTTCTCACTCAAACCAATCCGATTCTTCAACCGCTTCATTCATATTAAAG CCTATGTGACCCACTATCTGGATAAAACTTTTTACAACCTGACCACTGTGGCTCTGCATGACTGGGCCACCTACAGTGAGATGAGAAACCTCGCCACACAGCGCTACGGACTCACCATGACCGAGGCCCACCTGCCCAGCCAGACCCTGGAGCAG GGTCTGGATGTTTTAGAGATCATGAGGAACATTCATGTCTTTGTCTCACGCTACCTCTACAACCTTAACAACCAG ATCTTCATAGAGAAGGCGAGTAACAACAAGCACCTGAACACCATCAACATCCGTCACATCGCTAACTCCATACGCACCCATGGCACCGGCATCATGAACACAACG GTGAATTTCACCTACCAGTTCCTGCGGAAgaagttttacattttcagtcagttcaTGTATGATGAACACATCAAATCCAGACTCATCAAAGACATCCGCTTTTTCAGGGAAACAAAGGATCAGTCAGACCAGAAG tatCCTTTTGAACGAGCGGAGAAGTTTAACCGTGGCATCAGGAAACTCGGCATCACTCCTGAAGGACAGAGCTACTTGGACCAGTTCAGACAGCTTATCAGCCAGATTG gtAATGCTATGGGCTATGTACGTATGATCCGTTCTGGAGGTCTTCACTGCTGCAGCAGTGCCATCAG GTTTGTCCCTGACTTGGAGGACATCGTAAACTTTGAGGAGCTGGTGAAGGAGGAGGGACTGTCGGAGGAGACTCAGAAAGCTGCTGG GGTCCTTGATTCAGTGCTGGGAGATCTGACCAGTAACTCTGCAGAGGGGACGGAGTACTTCAAGATGCTGGTGGCGGTGTTTGCACCTGAGTTTCGCAGCGCAAAGAACATGCACCTGAGAAACTTCTACATGATTGTACCCCCACTG ACTGTAAATTTTGTTGAGCACTCCATCAGCTGCAAAGAGAAGctcaacaagaaaaacaaaagtggaGCAGCTTTTACAGACGATGGCTTTGCTATGG GTGTGGCGTACATCCTGAAGCTGCTGGACCAGTATCTGGAGTTTGACTCTCTGCACTGGTTCCAGGCCGTCAGAGATAAGTACAAGAAAGAGATGAACGCGGTGGTGAAGGAGCAGAACGTCCAGTCTGCCAGCCAGGATGAGAAGCTGCTTCAAACCATGAACCTCACTCAGAAGAGACTGGATGTCTACCTCCAG GAGTTCGAGCTGCTCCACTTCTCATTGAGCAGCGCCCGGATCTTCTTCCGAGCCGACAAGACTGCAGCCGAGGAGACTCAAGAGAAGAAAGATAAAG AAGAAGCTGCCAAAGCCGGAGGGGCTTCAGACGGGTCGACCTCCACTGATGCTGCCTCAAAGTGA
- the washc4 gene encoding WASH complex subunit 4 isoform X2 has product MAVETIAPDWEFDRFDDGSQKIHLEVQLKNYTRFLEEYTSQLKGIEEALDDSIGDVWDFTLDPIALKLLPYEQSSLLELIKTDNKVLNKVITVYAALCCEVKKLKFEAETKFYNGLLFYGEGVSDTSVVEGESQIQMGRFISFLQELSCFVTRCYEVVVNIVHQLAALYNSSKVATKVIESSGVHFQIVYEHLGELLVVLLTLDEIMENHGTLKDHWKMYKRMLKSVHHNPGKFSIPEEKLKPFEKLLLKLEGQLLDSMILQACVEQRFDDPGEGVAVSKNSAFAEEFAFNIRTIFTNVESKIGEPSEIDQRDKFAGVCGLFVLHFHIFRSVDKKLYKALLDVCKKVPAVTLTSNIIWFPDTFLIAKVPAAAKLMDKKSLQAIRAQRDTFLQQRAQTLAKDVQSYYVFVTSWMMKMESILSKEQKSDKLAEDLNSRCNVFVQGILYAYSISIIIKTTMNMYMSMQKPMTKTSVKALCRLVELLKAVEHTFHRRSMVVADSVSHITQQLQSQALNAIGVAKKRVISDKKYSQQRLDVLSSLVLAENALNGPSTKERRLVVSLALCVGTQLKTFKDEELPPLQLVLKKLDLISELSERVKLQCDCSFLYWHRAVFPIYLDDVYDNAVDAARIHYMFSALRDSVPSMLHAKHMESCDQLLESYDKEIMDVFHEHLLDKLCKEIEKDLRLSVHTHLKLDDRNPFKVGLKDLAHFFSLKPIRFFNRFIHIKAYVTHYLDKTFYNLTTVALHDWATYSEMRNLATQRYGLTMTEAHLPSQTLEQGLDVLEIMRNIHVFVSRYLYNLNNQIFIEKASNNKHLNTINIRHIANSIRTHGTGIMNTTVNFTYQFLRKKFYIFSQFMYDEHIKSRLIKDIRFFRETKDQSDQKYPFERAEKFNRGIRKLGITPEGQSYLDQFRQLISQIGNAMGYVRMIRSGGLHCCSSAIRFVPDLEDIVNFEELVKEEGLSEETQKAAGVLDSVLGDLTSNSAEGTEYFKMLVAVFAPEFRSAKNMHLRNFYMIVPPLTVNFVEHSISCKEKLNKKNKSGAAFTDDGFAMGVAYILKLLDQYLEFDSLHWFQAVRDKYKKEMNAVVKEQNVQSASQDEKLLQTMNLTQKRLDVYLQEFELLHFSLSSARIFFRADKTAAEETQEKKDKEAAKAGGASDGSTSTDAASK; this is encoded by the exons ATGGCGGTAGAAACCATCGCACCTGACTGGGAGTTTGACCGTTTTGATGACGGTTCACAGA AAATCCACCTGGAGGTCCAGCTGAAGAACTACACCAGGTTTCTGGAGGAGTACACTTCTCAGCTAAAGGGGATCGAAGAGGCCCTGGATGACTCCATTGGGGATGTTTGGGACTTTACCCTGGACCCCATTGCCCTGAAG CTTCTGCCATATGAGCAATCATCTCTACTGGAgttgataaaaacagacaacaag GTACTGAACAAAGTCATCACAGTTTATGCTGCTCTCTGTTGTGAAGTGAAAAAACTCAAGTTTGAG GCGGAAACCAAGTTTTACAATGGCTTACTGTTCTATGGAGAAGGAG TATCTGACACCAGTGTTGTTGAAGGAGAGTCCCAGATTCAGATGGGCAGATTTATCTCATTCCTTCAG GAACTGTCCTGTTTTGTCACAAGATGTTATGAAGTAGTCGTCAACATTGTGCACCAGCTGGCTGCCCTCTACAACAGCAGCAA ggTTGCTACCAAAGTCATTGAGTCGTCAGGTGTCCATTTCCAG ATTGTGTACGAACACCTTGGAGAGCTGTTAGTGGTTCTGCTCACTCTTGATGAGATCATGGAAAACCATGGCACTCTGAAAGACCACTGGAAGATGTATAAAAG GATGTTGAAATCTGTACACCATAACCCAGGGAAGTTTTCCATTCCTGAAGAAAAGCTGAAACCATTTGAAAAACTCCTGCTCAAGCTAGAGGGACAGCTGCTGGACAGCATGATCCTGCAG GCCTGTGTGGAGCAGAGATTCGATGATCCTGGGGAGGGAGTCGCTGTCTCCAAAAACAGTGCTTTTGCAGAGGAGTTTGCCTTCAACATTCGCACCATATTCACCAATGTTGAATCTAAAATTG GTGAACCATCAGAGATCGACCAGAGAGATAAATTTGCTGGTGTCTGTGGTCTCTTTGTGCTCCACTTTCACATCTTCAGGAGTGTTGACAAAAAACTCTATAAGGCACTGCTGGACGTCTGTAAGAAG GTTCCAGCTGTCACTCTGACTTCAAACATTATCTGGTTTCCAGACACATTCCTCATCGCAAAGGTTCCCGCGGCAGCGAAACTGATGGATAAGAAAAGTTTACAGGCCATCAGAGCGCAGAGAGACACCTTTCTGCAGCAAAGAGCTCAGACACTTGCGAA GGATGTTCAATCGTACTATGTGTTTGTGACTTCCTGGATGATGAAGATGGAGTCCATATTGTCTAAGGAGCAGAAGAGTGACAAGTTGGCTGAAGATCTGAACAGCAGGTGTAATGTGTTTGTACAG GGTATTCTCTATGCATACAGCATCAGCATCATCATTAAGACCACCATGAACATGTACATGTCGATGCAGAAGCCCATGACAAAGACgtctgtgaaagctctgtgtcgACTCGTTGAACTCCTCAAG GCGGTGGAGCACACGTTTCACCGGCGCTCCATGGTTGTAGCCGACTCTGTTTCTCACATCACTCAGCAGCTTCAGTCACAGGCGCTCAATGCCATTGGTGTTGCAAAG AAAAGAGTGATCTCTGACAAGAAGTACAGTCAGCAGAGGCTGGATGTACTTTCGTCTTTGGTGCTGGCTGAAAACGCTCTGAATGGTCCAAGCACAAAAGAGCGCCGATTGGTGGTGTCTCTGGCTCTGTGTGTCGGTACTCAGCTG aaaacatttaaagatgaGGAGCTGCCTCCTCTGCAGTTGGTGCTGAAAAAGCTCGATCTGATCAGTGAGCTGAGCGAGAG GGTCAAGCTGCAGTGTGACTGTAGTTTCCTCTACTGGCACCGTGCCGTGTTTCCCATCTACCTAGACGATGTTTACGACAACGCTGTGGATGCTGCAAGGATACAC TACATGTTCAGTGCGCTGAGAGACAGTGTCCCCTCTATGCTGCACGCCAAACACATGGAGTCATGTGATCAGCTACTGGAGAGCTACGACAAGGAGATCATGGATGTGTTTCACGAG CACTTGCTGGACAAGCTGTGTAAGGAGATTGAGAAGGACCTGCGTCTCTCTGTTCACACACACCTTAAGCTGGACGACAGGAACCCTTTTAAAGTCGGCCTGAAGGACTTGGCTCACTTCTTCTCACTCAAACCAATCCGATTCTTCAACCGCTTCATTCATATTAAAG CCTATGTGACCCACTATCTGGATAAAACTTTTTACAACCTGACCACTGTGGCTCTGCATGACTGGGCCACCTACAGTGAGATGAGAAACCTCGCCACACAGCGCTACGGACTCACCATGACCGAGGCCCACCTGCCCAGCCAGACCCTGGAGCAG GGTCTGGATGTTTTAGAGATCATGAGGAACATTCATGTCTTTGTCTCACGCTACCTCTACAACCTTAACAACCAG ATCTTCATAGAGAAGGCGAGTAACAACAAGCACCTGAACACCATCAACATCCGTCACATCGCTAACTCCATACGCACCCATGGCACCGGCATCATGAACACAACG GTGAATTTCACCTACCAGTTCCTGCGGAAgaagttttacattttcagtcagttcaTGTATGATGAACACATCAAATCCAGACTCATCAAAGACATCCGCTTTTTCAGGGAAACAAAGGATCAGTCAGACCAGAAG tatCCTTTTGAACGAGCGGAGAAGTTTAACCGTGGCATCAGGAAACTCGGCATCACTCCTGAAGGACAGAGCTACTTGGACCAGTTCAGACAGCTTATCAGCCAGATTG gtAATGCTATGGGCTATGTACGTATGATCCGTTCTGGAGGTCTTCACTGCTGCAGCAGTGCCATCAG GTTTGTCCCTGACTTGGAGGACATCGTAAACTTTGAGGAGCTGGTGAAGGAGGAGGGACTGTCGGAGGAGACTCAGAAAGCTGCTGG GGTCCTTGATTCAGTGCTGGGAGATCTGACCAGTAACTCTGCAGAGGGGACGGAGTACTTCAAGATGCTGGTGGCGGTGTTTGCACCTGAGTTTCGCAGCGCAAAGAACATGCACCTGAGAAACTTCTACATGATTGTACCCCCACTG ACTGTAAATTTTGTTGAGCACTCCATCAGCTGCAAAGAGAAGctcaacaagaaaaacaaaagtggaGCAGCTTTTACAGACGATGGCTTTGCTATGG GTGTGGCGTACATCCTGAAGCTGCTGGACCAGTATCTGGAGTTTGACTCTCTGCACTGGTTCCAGGCCGTCAGAGATAAGTACAAGAAAGAGATGAACGCGGTGGTGAAGGAGCAGAACGTCCAGTCTGCCAGCCAGGATGAGAAGCTGCTTCAAACCATGAACCTCACTCAGAAGAGACTGGATGTCTACCTCCAG GAGTTCGAGCTGCTCCACTTCTCATTGAGCAGCGCCCGGATCTTCTTCCGAGCCGACAAGACTGCAGCCGAGGAGACTCAAGAGAAGAAAGATAAAG AAGCTGCCAAAGCCGGAGGGGCTTCAGACGGGTCGACCTCCACTGATGCTGCCTCAAAGTGA